A genomic window from Anthonomus grandis grandis chromosome 2, icAntGran1.3, whole genome shotgun sequence includes:
- the LOC126750366 gene encoding uncharacterized protein LOC126750366 isoform X2 produces the protein MFAVVEFDNKRKEFSVVPLTWLTDDKTVCFWPKIIRSEDHLQSMIQKCFYPTASWDNYAIKKIHCTTESFHIANCMLKMILEESSSANEEPQATQKKGEEIDRKDIKRVLPENSDVVISYSSDSDTFISAPKKKKRKKFLCPLPTTHNNDSNEIEVFLSDSEQKGTALLTSVESVPSVGSVLSIPDELDRQQQASHNEHNSTRRIQSNVNNNSPTSDFLSNNHLNEWQHSISQELEHIKAVQERQATMLRQIWQALQVKNIQALHRPADVPDLPLNKLREFGNFEQWLKIEHNFIYMRTRIASIGGTTVRAAVMNMMKCLLTNKLGMAFNWAGSAPKSTNQKRKYAFKDTRTYQIINEASKIRFSGEKLSPIVGESTDKAIGQACQAWLKQSKHRFLYSENH, from the exons ATGTTTGCTGTGGTGGAATTTGATAATAAAAGAAAAGAGTTTTCTGTGGTTCCATTAACATGGCTAACAGATGACAAAACAGTGTGTTTTTGGCCTAAAATCATAAGATCAGAGGATCACCTTCAATCCATGattcaaaaatgcttttatCCAACAGCTTCTTGGGACAACtatgccattaaaaaaattcattgtaCAACAG aatcattTCATATAGCTAATTGTATGTTGAAAATGATATTGGAAGAAAGTAGTTCTGCAAATGAGGAGCCACAAGCTACACAGAAAAAGGGTGAAGAAATTGACAGAAAGGACATAAAAAGAGTTTTGCCGGAAAACAGTGACGTTGTTATATCATACTCATCAGACTCAGATACATTTATAAGTgctccaaagaaaaaaaaaagaaaaaaattcctatGTCCCCTGCCTACAACCCATAATAATGACAGTAATGAGATTGAAGTGTTTTTAAGTGATTCTGAGCAAAAAGGCACAGCTTTATTGACATCAGTGGAATCAGTCCCATCagt tgGGTCAGTGCTTTCAATTCCTGATGAATTGGATAGACAACAGCAAGCAAGTCATAA TGAACATAATTCAACAAGAAGAATACAATCTAATGTTAACAACAATTCTCCAACATCAGATTTTTTAAGTAACAATCACTTAAACGAGTGGCAACACAGTATTTCTCAGGAACTGGAACATATCAAAGCAGTTCAAGAGCGACAGGCAACAATGTTAAGACAAATATGGCAAGCATTGCAAGTTAAAAATATTCAGGCGCTACATCGTCCAGCTGATGTCCCTGATTTGCCCCTTAATAAATTGAGGGAATTTGGAAATTTTGAGCAATGGCTCAAAATTgaacacaattttatttatatg AGAACTCGTATTGCTTCAATTGGTGGAACCACTGTTAGAGCAGCAGTAATGAACATGATGAAATGTCTGCTTACTAATAAATTAGGAATGGCCTTTAATTGGGCTGGAAGTGCTCCAAAATCGACAaatcagaaaagaaaatatGCGTTTAAAGATACGCGTACCTACCAGATAATTAATG aGGCATCAAAAATTCGTTTCTCTGGGGAAAAACTCTCCCCAATTGTCGGCGAATCCACTGACAAGGCAATAGGTCAAGCATGCCAAGCCTGGTTAAAACAGTCTAAGCATCGATTTTTATATTCTGAAAATCATTAG
- the LOC126750366 gene encoding uncharacterized protein LOC126750366 isoform X1 has protein sequence MDSRMFAVVEFDNKRKEFSVVPLTWLTDDKTVCFWPKIIRSEDHLQSMIQKCFYPTASWDNYAIKKIHCTTESFHIANCMLKMILEESSSANEEPQATQKKGEEIDRKDIKRVLPENSDVVISYSSDSDTFISAPKKKKRKKFLCPLPTTHNNDSNEIEVFLSDSEQKGTALLTSVESVPSVGSVLSIPDELDRQQQASHNEHNSTRRIQSNVNNNSPTSDFLSNNHLNEWQHSISQELEHIKAVQERQATMLRQIWQALQVKNIQALHRPADVPDLPLNKLREFGNFEQWLKIEHNFIYMRTRIASIGGTTVRAAVMNMMKCLLTNKLGMAFNWAGSAPKSTNQKRKYAFKDTRTYQIINEASKIRFSGEKLSPIVGESTDKAIGQACQAWLKQSKHRFLYSENH, from the exons AATGTTTGCTGTGGTGGAATTTGATAATAAAAGAAAAGAGTTTTCTGTGGTTCCATTAACATGGCTAACAGATGACAAAACAGTGTGTTTTTGGCCTAAAATCATAAGATCAGAGGATCACCTTCAATCCATGattcaaaaatgcttttatCCAACAGCTTCTTGGGACAACtatgccattaaaaaaattcattgtaCAACAG aatcattTCATATAGCTAATTGTATGTTGAAAATGATATTGGAAGAAAGTAGTTCTGCAAATGAGGAGCCACAAGCTACACAGAAAAAGGGTGAAGAAATTGACAGAAAGGACATAAAAAGAGTTTTGCCGGAAAACAGTGACGTTGTTATATCATACTCATCAGACTCAGATACATTTATAAGTgctccaaagaaaaaaaaaagaaaaaaattcctatGTCCCCTGCCTACAACCCATAATAATGACAGTAATGAGATTGAAGTGTTTTTAAGTGATTCTGAGCAAAAAGGCACAGCTTTATTGACATCAGTGGAATCAGTCCCATCagt tgGGTCAGTGCTTTCAATTCCTGATGAATTGGATAGACAACAGCAAGCAAGTCATAA TGAACATAATTCAACAAGAAGAATACAATCTAATGTTAACAACAATTCTCCAACATCAGATTTTTTAAGTAACAATCACTTAAACGAGTGGCAACACAGTATTTCTCAGGAACTGGAACATATCAAAGCAGTTCAAGAGCGACAGGCAACAATGTTAAGACAAATATGGCAAGCATTGCAAGTTAAAAATATTCAGGCGCTACATCGTCCAGCTGATGTCCCTGATTTGCCCCTTAATAAATTGAGGGAATTTGGAAATTTTGAGCAATGGCTCAAAATTgaacacaattttatttatatg AGAACTCGTATTGCTTCAATTGGTGGAACCACTGTTAGAGCAGCAGTAATGAACATGATGAAATGTCTGCTTACTAATAAATTAGGAATGGCCTTTAATTGGGCTGGAAGTGCTCCAAAATCGACAaatcagaaaagaaaatatGCGTTTAAAGATACGCGTACCTACCAGATAATTAATG aGGCATCAAAAATTCGTTTCTCTGGGGAAAAACTCTCCCCAATTGTCGGCGAATCCACTGACAAGGCAATAGGTCAAGCATGCCAAGCCTGGTTAAAACAGTCTAAGCATCGATTTTTATATTCTGAAAATCATTAG
- the LOC126750233 gene encoding lactosylceramide 1,3-N-acetyl-beta-D-glucosaminyltransferase-like → MKRRVKFHILLIICLLLLFLFFLKQNINLVITDKNQQLVDLNNFQYVIKKDRLCDNSDPLLLLVIISSAAGNVEKRDTIRQTWGQKRDNIRLVFNLGLSDQNTNAAIKIEDSQHQDIIQGNFMDSYKNMTYKSTLAVKYAAECCPSAKFVLKCDDDVFVNTPLLLNFLKYDIIPFNVTNSIFCNVNGIMPVIRDAEGRYGKWYVSYEQYPEQFYPEYCSGMFAIMTSDVALNLYRNAQKTTFFWIEDVFLTGIVAKKIWGLRFVNIINFTLVKTDVMSIGTSDLTFLFGGVDMSNWQINFLWEYVSSRSVKRSVFNILIT, encoded by the coding sequence ATGAAAAGACGCGTGAAATTCCATATTTTGCTAATAATTTGTCTACTCTtactgttcttattttttttaaaacaaaatattaatttagttatAACAGATAAAAATCAGCAATTGGTGgatctaaataattttcaatatgtgATTAAAAAAGATCGTTTATGTGACAATTCTGATCCCTTATTGTTATTGGTAATAATATCTTCAGCTGCAGGAAACGTCGAGAAAAGAGATACGATTAGGCAAACCTGGGGGCAAAAGCGAGACAACATTAggttagtttttaatttaggcCTTAGTGATCAAAATACCAATGCCGCCATTAAAATAGAAGATTCCCAACATCAGGACATCATCCAAGGAAACTTCATGGAcagttacaaaaatatgacGTACAAAAGCACTTTAGCGGTTAAATATGCGGCCGAATGCTGTCCTTCTGCCAAATTCGTCCTGAAATGCGACGATGATGTTTTCGTCAATACACCGTTATTattgaactttttgaaatatgatATAATCCCTTTCAATGTGACTAATTCGATTTTTTGCAATGTAAACGGCATAATGCCGGTAATAAGGGATGCTGAAGGCCGTTATGGTAAATGGTACGTTTCATACGAACAATATCCAGAGCAGTTTTACCCGGAATATTGTTCTGGAATGTTCGCAATAATGACATCGGATGTGGCCCTAAATCTCTACCGAAATGCacaaaaaactacatttttttggATCGAGGACGTGTTTCTTACAGGAATCGTGGCCAAAAAAATTTGGGGCTTAAGATTTGtaaatatcataaattttacGTTAGTAAAGACTGATGTGATGTCGATTGGAACGAGCGATTTGACATTCTTGTTTGGAGGTGTCGATATGAGCAATtggcaaattaattttttgtgggaATATGTCAGTTCTAGGTCGGTGAAAAGGagtgttttcaatattttaattacatga